The following coding sequences lie in one Lolium perenne isolate Kyuss_39 chromosome 2, Kyuss_2.0, whole genome shotgun sequence genomic window:
- the LOC127334751 gene encoding uncharacterized protein, translated as MLRLRSCVLTHLLSSPSASPIPSSLHRLISAAAPAVSSNPGFAVEDYLVATCGLTRAQALKASTKLSHVKSPSKPDAVLAFLAGLGISSADVADLVARDPLLLCTSVDKTLDPNVVDLTGLGFSVSEIARLVSIGRAGFRRRSIVSKLHYYLPLFVSIQNLLRALKFNDNILKYGLERSQRATKLNLAVLRECGLGDCDIAKVCIAVPWMLTANVEHVRATVASADGVGVRRESRMFRHALHAAACLGKEKIAAKVEFMKKTFRWSDAEVGIAVSKLPSVLLRSTEALQSRSEFLISELGLEPAYIAHRPAMLSYNLERRLRPRYYVVKFLKENELLERERDYYSTVTISDKVFMDKFIHPHKEAAPHLAEDYATVCSGEVPARFLFA; from the coding sequence ATGCTCCGCCTCCGCAGCTGTGTCCTAACCCACCTCCTCTCTTCTCCCTCCGCCTCTCCAATTCCATCCTCTCTCCACCGCCTCATCTCCGCCGCCGCGCCCGCCGTCTCATCAAACCCTGGCTTCGCTGTGGAGGACTACCTCGTCGCCACCTGCGGCCTCACCCGAGCGCAAGCCCTCAAGGCCTCCACGAAGCTCTCCCACGTCAAGTCCCCCTCCAAACCCGACGCCGTCCTCGCCTTCCTCGCCGGCCTCGGCATCTCCAGCGCCGACGTCGCCGACCTCGTCGCGAGGGACCCGCTGTTACTCTGCACCAGCGTGGACAAGACCCTGGACCCCAACGTCGTGGATCTCACCGGCCTCGGTTTCTCGGTTTCCGAGATCGCACGCCTCGTCTCCATCGGCCGCGCCGGATTCCGCCGTAGATCCATCGTCTCCAAGCTTCACTACTAcctgcccctcttcgtctccatccAGAACCTCCTACGAGCATTGAAGTTCAACGACAATATCCTCAAATACGGACTCGAGAGGAGTCAGAGGGCAACTAAGCTTAACCTCGCGGTCCTGCGGGAGTGCGGGCTTGGTGACTGCGATATTGCCAAGGTGTGCATCGCGGTGCCATGGATGCTCACCGCCAACGTGGAACACGTCCGGGCAACTGTGGCGTCCGCAGACGGTGTAGGTGTGCGTCGTGAATCACGGATGTTCAGGCACGCGCTGCACGCTGCTGCATGCCTGGGCAAGGAGAAGATCGCCGCCAAAGTTGAGTTCATGAAGAAGACGTTTAGGTGGTCGGATGCTGAGGTGGGAATCGCTGTTTCCAAGTTACCATCTGTGCTGTTGAGGTCTACGGAGGCGCTGCAGAGCAGGTCAGAGTTCCTCATCTCCGAGTTGGGGTTGGAACCGGCATACATTGCTCATCGGCCGGCAATGCTCTCTTATAACTTGGAGCGTCGTCTCAGACCTCGCTACTATGTCGTGAAGTTTCTCAAGGAGAATGAATTGCTAGAGCGCGAGCGGGACTACTATAGCACAGTCACAATCAGCGATAAGGTATTCATGGACAAGTTCATACACCCTCACAAGGAAGCTGCCCCACACCTTGCTGAAGACTATGCAACAGTTTGCAGTGGGGAAGTGCCCGCTAGATTCTTATTTGCATGA
- the LOC127334753 gene encoding large ribosomal subunit protein uL18z-like, giving the protein MVFVKNQKTRAYSKRFQVKPKRRRQGKTDYRARLRLTNQDKNKYNTPKYRFVGALDGGLDIPHSDKRFAGFKKDEKQLDAEVHRKYIYGGHVADYMKSLAEEEPEKYQSHFSEYIKRGIEADGMEAMYKKVHAAIRADPTMAKSTKEPPKTHTRYNLKKLTYEQRKASLVERLNALNSSAGADVDEDDDE; this is encoded by the exons ATG GTGTTCGTGAAGAACCAGAAGACCAGGGCCTACTCCAAGCGGTTCCAAGTGAAGCCCAAGAGAAGGAGAC AGGGGAAGACTGATTACAGGGCCAGGCTCAGGCTCACTAACCAGGACAAGAACAAGTACAACACACCCAAGTACCGCTTTGTT GGAGCTTTGGATGGTGGCCTTGACATTCCTCACAGTGACAAGAGATTTGCTGGTTTCAAGAAGGATGAGAAGCAGCTGGATGCAGAGGTTCACCGCAAGTACATCTATGGAGGGCATGTTGCTGACTACATGAAG TCACTAGCTGAAGAGGAACCTGAGAAGTACCAATCTCACTTCAGTGAGTACATTAAGAGGGGGATCGAGGCTGATGGCATGGAAGCGATGTACAAGAAGGTTCATGCTGCCATCCGTGCCGATCCTACCATGGCCAAATCAACCAAGGAACCTCCAAAGACACACACCAG GTACAATCTGAAGAAGCTGACCTACGAGCAGAGGAAGGCCAGTCTTGTCGAACGACTCAATGCCCTCAACTCATCTGCTGGTGCTGATGTTGATGAGGATGACGACGAGTGA
- the LOC127334756 gene encoding small RNA-binding protein 11, chloroplastic, whose protein sequence is MAMAALREASRRLASTRNHAVAIGVTATRPLLLTHSRGITHKLFIGGLSQFATEDSLSEAFARYGQVLEATIVTDKMTSRSKGFGFVKFASEEEANKAREDMNGKVLNGRVIYVDIAKTKQDRAADGVPIARGPPKPIGDN, encoded by the exons ATGGCCATGGCAGCGCTGCGTgaggcctcccgccgcctggcgTCCACCAGGAACCATGCCGTCGCCATCGGCGTCACCGCTACGCGACCCCTGCTCCTCACGCACTCTCGCGGCATCACACACAAGCTCTTCATCGGAG GCCTGTCACAATTTGCAACGGAAGACAGCCTATCAGAAGCTTTTGCCCGTTATGGCCAAGTATTAGAAG CAACCATTGTCACGGATAAGATGACCAGCCGATCAAAAGGATTCGGCTTTGTGAAATTCGCCTCTGAGGAAGAAGCCAATAAAGCACGTGAAGACATGAACGGCAAG GTACTGAACGGGCGAGTTATATATGTCGACATTGCAAAGACCAAACAGGACCGTGCTGCAGACGGTGTTCCAATAGCGAGAGGCCCTCCAAAGCCAATTGGCGACAACTGA
- the LOC127334757 gene encoding probable F-box protein At2g36090 yields the protein MATTIEDVHADVLACALRRLDGRSLAAASCATAGLRALAADPDTWRALCLAQWPSLALAAHHLSAIPPHRLFADASPFPSSDAAFQLTTPLPLPEHLLSAVDVSHRGAPLLSRVVSTPGCSTPWFRGAPFRLDAVDCKKPAPITAPFSPAELELSWLVVDPARGRAVNVSSGRAVAVGRHWYTGETLVRFAVVLGGCCFETTVACSEEAAHVSEVSLAVEDAEGSALSGEGALRLLAAAMVGVRRGGEREREEVRARYHAFVRSKKGRKESRARREAIIDLCCSAASAVVVLAFIASVVLR from the coding sequence ATGGCGACCACGATAGAGGACGTGCACGCGGACGTGCTGGCCTGCGCGCTGCGGCGCCTCGACGGCCGCTCGCTGGCCGCGGCGAGCTGCGCGACGGCGGGGCTCCGCGCGCTGGCCGCCGACCCGGACACCTGGCGCGCGCTCTGCCTCGCGCAGTGGCCGTCCCTCGCGCTCGCCGCCCACCACCTCTCCGCCATCCCacctcaccgcctcttcgccgaCGCGTCCCCTTTCCCATCCTCGGACGCCGCCTTCCAGCTCACCACCCCTCTCCCCCTCCCCGAGCACCTCCTCTCCGCGGTGGACGTCTCCCACCGTGGAGCCCCCCTCCTCTCCCGCGTGGTCTCCACGCCCGGGTGCTCCACGCCCTGGTTCCGCGGCGCCCCGTTCCGCCTCGACGCGGTGGACTGCAAGAAACCGGCACCCATCACGGCGCCCTTCTCCCCGGCGGAGCTGGAGCTGAGCTGGCTGGTCGTCGACCCCGCGCGCGGCCGCGCGGTGAACGTGTCCAGCgggcgcgcggtggcggtgggCCGGCACTGGTACACCGGGGAGACACTCGTGCGGTTCGCGGTGGTGCTGGGCGGGTGCTGCTTCGAGACCACCGTCGCATGCTCCGAGGAGGCCGCCCACGTCAGCGAGGTCAGCCTCGCCGTGGAGGACGCAGAGGGATCCGCGCTCAGCGGCGAGGGCGCCCTCCGGCTCCTCGCGGCGGCGATGGTGGGGGTGAGGAGGGGCGGCGAGCGGGAGCGGGAGGAGGTCAGGGCGAGGTACCATGCGTTTGTGAGGAGCAAGAAGGGGAGGAAAGAGAGCAGGGCGCGACGGGAGGCCATCATTGACCTCTGCTGCtccgccgccagcgccgtcgtcgTGCTCGCCTTCATTGCCTCCGTCGTGCTCCGGTGA